AAACCCAATACTCCATGGGATGGGAGAGTCCAGCCCAAAGAGCATATTACAAATCTTAGGATCACTAATGGTGATGACTATCAGAGAAACACTATCCTGACCAGCCCACAAGTGGTAAATAGTGACACTTTACAGTCCAACACCAAGTACACAGTCTGcagaacttttatttaaaaattcttggTCAAAGGCAGGCTAGTAATACAGAAAAGCATCACAAACATGAGAGGAGATGCTGCCTTCTCTCCAGCTGAAAACACACATACCCTAGAATTCCCCCACAAGGgcctttcacttttctttcccattttacCAGTAGCATGGGCTCACTCAGAAAATAAGGCTTATGGTGGTGTAAAATTATATCAGCAGCTGTGTAAGCTCACCTGACTCTTGTGAATGGAAATGGCCCATGCCAATTTTAAAGGCAACTGTTGGCGACTCAGATTAATTCCTGATGGTCCTTTGAAGACCCATTTCTCCATTTTGATGACTTGTGTGACCCCGCAGAGAAATCTAACCTTAGGCAGCCCTGTAGGAATagcagcaggagagaaacaTGTATGTCTCCTTGACACTCAGAAGCCAGCAGCCTAAGAACACTTTGTCCCTTCTTTCCCTATATCagtctttcagaatttttagggcttcattagaaaaataaaatcccacaCCAGTAAACTTAGTAAATGGGTTGTCCTGAAATGATATTTGGGACCTACTTAAGCAGGAGAATTAAAGACAGATGATTTATCAGTTGAGatacagagaaaaacacatttaagtAGCATAACATtattcccaaagaaaaaaaacaactttcttcAACAGCACAGGAAATGCAAATGAGCATATACATCTGGATaataacaaaaagcaaacacaagagACCTTTCAGACAACTACAGCTAATGGAGCATATGACATTACAGCTCATGAGAGCTCCAAGCATCCtcctctttgctttccctcAAACTGGAAGTAGacagttgtcctggtttgggccaggataaaggtaattttctgtcttgtacttttgttttcagcaaagtctcttgtaagtagctgcccttgctgaaattaacagcaagtttctcagacagtgtctgcttctaggactgataacactcgatgtttatagatacagccagagactgggatgcagagccaaggacactgctcagttctgaggaacattctgccctctggaaggacagaaggaataaagaggtcacacctgaagccctcctttggggaggaacagacaagacagatgaccaaaactgaccaaacagagtattccaacccatacacatcatactcagtataaatttgagggatcacgagaGTCAAAccccctcctgcttcccctccttcacctgtccctgtttgctgcagcatcctgggaggattcaattcattcatctgcctgtggtcctgatccataccagcctaaatctgtgtgttcctgcctccagctcccaactgctgctgaccccaggagtccattctggactttcccagggctgccctgcagcctcagtggtgatgtgggagttactgggggagagggggaggaacgtggtatcaatttccctgtatatttgtatatatttagtaatttttcctatttatcattaatgtttcattaaagttgtgtagtttagtttccaacccataagtctctctcccttattctctctcctttcagggaggagagggagatcaatagagagcatctgtcattcagttaattgccgggccagtgttaaactgtgacaacaGTAGGCAAAATTAACATCAGCAGCTCGTGGTAAATTGTTGGGGaccttccctctccctcagcAAAAGATCAAAAAGTTTACTTACCCTTCTCCTCACTTTCAAATCCCACAACAACACCTCGTGCCCCATTCACCAGCCCTTGAGACACATCCAGATTCTTTGCTAGCATCACCtacaaaggaagagaaaaatcccTTAGTACAGGGGCTTTGGAAGATGTTCAACCACCTGGAGCTCAGTTTCCAGCCAGGAAGCCTAAGCGCAGCAGGTTGGTGTAGTCACAGCCACATCATCCAATTGCAGGATACAATGTTACCGAAACTGTCTCATAGCCTTTCCTTCCTGAGATTCCCGGCTGAATCATGCTAAAAACACTGAACACTTCgcttcagctgcttctgtccACAGCTGTGAATTCAGATCTAAGGAACACACTTGCCTTCCCCAAACACCAACAAGCTTAGACATATATATTCTGGGAACACCTAAGGAACAACTTTCCTGTTGCTGCTGCTAAACACAGTCCTGCATCCTTTCCACTCTGACAGCCCCAGTTCACAACAAGGAGTCCAGTCCTGTAAATTTGGCAATCTGTGCCATAACCTTACAGGTCAGGAGGGCTGCTTCAATTGGAGATGAGATTGCACACAAGGACTGTCTGTGCTTACTGCTACCTGGAAGCTTCTATACCTGACTGGAAATGTGTGTCAAAGTCATAGTGATCACCACTGTACAGCAGATGTGGACTTGGGCTCAAAACAGTTCTCTGCCTGGACAAGTTTGCAAGCAGAAATGACACAAAGATTGCCAAGGCATCAGAAGACTCTAGCCCACAGACATTCGATACAGATTCTGTATTCTATACATTAAGCTAGCCTACACACTtatctgctgtttcttttatgTTGTATGATCAACTGGTCTTTCACAGATGTACATACACACTCACCTGAGCTCCAAGCTTTAGCTCAACTCTACCACCCACAGGACACTGAGCATCAATTAACTTCACTAGCATTGGGTCACTGTCCAAAGCCTCAAAAGTGTGCACTTCTCCtattaaggaaagaaagatgtgAGAGATTGCAACTATTGAGCACATTCCACACAGCATTGCAGGATACTCAGCATTAATTTCCAACAGAAAGTCCTCTTAATGTCCACTCTGCTTTGCTGATAAGACATCTCACTAACCTTGTCACATCTGATAGCAGTAAGCTCACAGTTGCCCCTCTTCCCAACATATCTCCCAGATCACAAGGTAGCTCAGGAATCAAAGGCCAGCAGTTAATAGAAACTGAGCAGTCATCATTTTGAGCATACAAATAGTTTCATTTGCTGCCAACAACAGATCACCAAAGAGGACTAAGGAGGAATCTTAGGGCAGAAGGGTGGCAGAAGTGAACCCATCCTGAATACAATTTGTGGCCAGATAGAGCACAGCCTGAGGTGCTaatggaaagaagcagcaggggCACAGAGGGAATAATGACCCACTCTGCCCCCAGCAAGTTTGTGGTCTATTGCATACCAAGAAATAACAGTGTGGATTTTTAATCAAAAAGCTGTAAAGTTTTTTCTCCAGACAGTCTAACACACACAGGTTGGACTGGTGCTGTTGTGCATGACAGCACACCAGTTCCTCCTGACACTACAATATCCCCATTGCATCCCCTCAGAGGTCAGGTCCACAGCCAACAGCTTCCTCTAAGGAATTCACCTTGTAGCTGTTGCAGACGTTTCTCATTAGTTATTTCTACATCATCTTTATGGGTGCAGAGCCTTGTGGCCAGGATCCCATCACGCTCAGACCTGTTAGTAGCTGTCTGCATCAGCAGTCTGGTAACCTCCTCTGTGCACCTGGTAACCAGGAAAAGGggattattatttaaaataacaagaaacAGGTCTTGAGGACCAGTAACCTCCACACAGCTGGATCAGCTGTGCAAGCCCCAGGCCTccaaagagaaagacaaagttAACTACAAAGTGTGAGAACAGTGCAAGTGTCTGTTCCACCCCTATCCTGGCCACAGCCAGCTGGGGATCCATCACATTCCTTTGCAAAAATTACAACAGGGACCTAGAAAGGACCACTCCTTACCAGAGGAGCACATGTTAAACCTGCTTAGCTAAAGCATTTATAGCTATTGCCCCCAGGCATGTATTCttcacagagcagagggaagaaatgATAATCCATTCTTTCCTCTACTCCATCAGTAAAGAGCAAGAATTACAAAGAAGACAGAATTGTTTCTCACCTTCCTAAACGGACTGCACTCAGGAGTGACACAAAGGtcttgtctgtctgtctccGCACTTCAGTCAGCTCCATATTTATTTGGATGCACTTCCTCCAGCTTTTTGCCTGGCAAATCATTCTTTTGTTAGAAAAAAGATAGAAGTATAAGAGAGTTGAGGTATAAGGATGAATTCAAAGACAGTTTTGTACCTGGAAGCAGAACTTTGTTTCTTCATTAGCCTTGCAGACAGGGGGTAGTTGCAAGAAGTCCCCACATATGATCAACTGAATTCCTCCAAAAGGTTCATCACGATTTCTGACTGccctgaaaaggaagaaggagaaaagaagagaagcttTGATTGCCCTCTAGGACTTGACCACAGTCACATCTCAGAAATTACTTCTTAGTCTGTCAGTGTATTCAAACATGCATCACCTgcagtaaaaaattattatccTCAGCTATATCATAAGAACTCAAATAATTAAGCAATGAGTGTTATTAAAAGacattcatttttctctccatacCCACCCCAGATATCATTAGCAGTCTTTGCCTCTTGGTAATTGTTACACtacagctgcttctctttgcaAGGGAGAGTTGTTGGGCAGAGCATAGACAGCTGCATTCTGGATTCAGCCCTATAGAAAACACTTGGCTCCAGAGAtggaaacaggaacaaaaacagccacagctgaggagcagggacaTGATCAAAACCTATTCAAGACAAATGTCTGTCCAGACAATGGCTGCAATTTCAGATTGCATCCACAGGCATACCAGGAGTTGCCTTGGATCTATTCACACAGCCAGAGGAATGAAGAAACTTGAAAATTTAAAGAAACTCATTTCTGCAAGTTGTTTAACCTGACAGTCACTCACCTGGCCACTGCCTCCAGCTTGTCGAAAAACTGCCCATCCACCATGGAGATCTCATCAATAATTAAGTGCTGGCAGGCCAGCCAGTGCTGCCGCACCCCAGGCCTCTCTGCCAGCTGGATacactgctccagcactgccttcCCAGAGCCGATCCCTggcaggaggggggaaaagcaaagctttgggAGGCTCCCGACTCTTTAGGAGGAGAGCAAGAGTTCCCAGCCCCTCACCATCGGGCAGACCATTACCTGCGAAGGCATGAAGAGTGGTGCCACCAATGTGACAAGCTGCCACTCCTGTACTGGCTGTAGCATATGTGCTCTTCGGGGGGAGGGAGCCCACGATCTTCTTCAGCAGGAACGACTTCCCGGTCCCTGGGAGGACGGAGAGGAGATGGTTAGCAGCGAGACCCGAGGACTCAACCCGGTGACGGCCGCCCGGCGCCCTCACCTGCACAGCCGGTGAAGAAGATGCTCTTCCCGCTCcgcacagcacccagcaccgCCTCCTGCTCAGCCGACAGCCTCGTCGGGGGCCGCCTCACCGCGGGGGTCACCTGAGGGACAGGCAGCGGCACTGTCAGTTCAGGACCCCTCCCCAGGGCCGGTGATGGCTCCGTCCCCTTCGCCCCGGGACTCACCTCCGCCGGGCGCTCCAACCGGGTCTCCCCGTCGCGGAGGCGGCCGGGGGCACGCAGCAGGTCCCGCTCCTGCAGCGGGCTGATGGTGGCGAACGCCGGAGGTGGCCGGTCCAGCAGACGGGGGCTGCGCTGCGCACCCCGCGGACCGGCAATGACCTTGAGGCGCAGGAGGCGGAGAAAGCGGCGCAGGGCGTCCGGGGGGCAGTCGGAGAGCAGGACCTGGGCTCCGTCCGGCCCGACCCGTACCGTCGCCCGCCCGTCGCCTGCGAACCGCGTGAAGAGCCGCACGGAGTCACCGACAAGCGGGAAGCTCAGCGCCGCGGCCGCTCCGCCGCTGCCTCCCACCACCCGCAGCACCGGCTGCCGCAGCTCGTTGcggcccagcagcaccagcgCGCCCCGCATCATGCGGCGCCGCGGGGTCGGTGCCCCCGGCAGTGGCTGCTCCACGGCCACGGTGCAGCGGAGCTCCGCGTCCCCCATTCCTGCCCCACGCCCCACACTCCGGCGTTTAAACCCGCTGCGTGCGGCCGCCGCCAATCAGCGCCAGGGGCTTTAACTCCCTGGCCAATAGGAGGCGAGAAGGGACTCTGCCTGAagagggagagagcagagagccAGGCTGGCCAATCAGCAGCCTCCTGAGGGACCACGTGAGGCGTTGCCAGGTTACGGGACGCCGCGTAGCCCGGCGGGGCCATGGCCGCCCGCAGAGGGGAGAAGGAGCCGCTGGACGCGGTGCAGCTGAACCAGCTCCAGACCGAGCGGGTGCGGAAGGAGCTGAAGAGCCAGAGGCTG
The sequence above is drawn from the Calypte anna isolate BGI_N300 chromosome 8, bCalAnn1_v1.p, whole genome shotgun sequence genome and encodes:
- the PIF1 gene encoding ATP-dependent DNA helicase PIF1; this encodes MGDAELRCTVAVEQPLPGAPTPRRRMMRGALVLLGRNELRQPVLRVVGGSGGAAAALSFPLVGDSVRLFTRFAGDGRATVRVGPDGAQVLLSDCPPDALRRFLRLLRLKVIAGPRGAQRSPRLLDRPPPAFATISPLQERDLLRAPGRLRDGETRLERPAEVTPAVRRPPTRLSAEQEAVLGAVRSGKSIFFTGCAGTGKSFLLKKIVGSLPPKSTYATASTGVAACHIGGTTLHAFAGIGSGKAVLEQCIQLAERPGVRQHWLACQHLIIDEISMVDGQFFDKLEAVARAVRNRDEPFGGIQLIICGDFLQLPPVCKANEETKFCFQAKSWRKCIQINMELTEVRRQTDKTFVSLLSAVRLGRCTEEVTRLLMQTATNRSERDGILATRLCTHKDDVEITNEKRLQQLQGEVHTFEALDSDPMLVKLIDAQCPVGGRVELKLGAQVMLAKNLDVSQGLVNGARGVVVGFESEEKGLPKVRFLCGVTQVIKMEKWVFKGPSGINLSRQQLPLKLAWAISIHKSQGMSLDCVEISLSRVFESGQAYVALSRARSLAGLRVLDFDPKVVRADPSVLRFYKQLRCHQLLTQDSQHIHLGTDEKENWKCS